From the genome of Rhododendron vialii isolate Sample 1 chromosome 10a, ASM3025357v1:
GACCATATCTGGTCTAACCAGCATTGATGATCGCGACATAAACCAAATTAAGGATAAAAAGAAGTAACCCacagagaaaaataaaaaggaaaaggacATGAAGAATTACCAATCCGGCAATCAGTTCACAGATTTCTCCTCTGCCTGTCCGTTGTATTTCTTTCCCAGAGACAAGCCACAGCCACTAACAATTTGAACAAAACCATTATATGAGTATCACGGGTGAGAGAAGTGACGCaataaacaacaacaaaaaatgagaAACGGTTGAGCCCAAATGAATTGGTATATAACTGTTAGGCTCTTATTTGCCTAACAAAAAAACTGTTAGGCTCGTACTCCAACTGAACTCGTGTTTGGCTTGCAAAGAGCTTAAATGAGATTGGCTATGCTATATAAATAACCAACGAAAGCTTCAACAAATTGTGAAAGATAATTTGCTAGATTTAGGACTGTAAACTATTCAAGCATGGCTAATGATCGGCTTCGCAAATTTCTTGGAACTCATTAAATTTACTAGTCAAGCTtaaacgtgtgtgtgtgtgtgtgtgtgtgtgtgtgagagagagagagagagagagagagagagagaacttgagTTTGCGGAAAGCAGTCAATATAGATCTAACGCCCTTAAAGACAACAAGTCCATTGTCATCAACATAGCCAACGATTTTTGCGTAAGTCACCACGTGAAACTTCAGCAAAGAAAGCCCCGTGTATGTACCATCCATGAAAACCATCAAGAATGTAGGATTTTCAGGATTAGTCTCCTCACAGCATAAAGTCAAGGTCTTTACTTTCTTAGTTTCACCTGGTTTGATTCTAATGATATTTCGATATCGGTCAGGTCGAGCTGGCGGAACGAAAACTCTAATTTCCATCTCCACTCCAGTCCTGTTCTCAAAAGCAGTGAACCTAGCTCCCATTCTGTAAACTTGTAAAATATGGTGCTGTGTGCATCTGCGGAAAATGTGCACCTCAAGTGTATTTTATGTAAGGGCCTTGAAAATAGTCAAGGGCTAGTATTAATAGAATTATGTGAAGTTGAAAGGAGAGGACAAAAATGGGAAGAGGAAGTTACGTAATGTGGGCAACAAAACTATTATCAATTTTCTCAACTGCCTTGAAAAAACccaatgaaaaaagaaagaaagtgccTTGAACATATCTCATCACacaagtgaattttttttgataaccaggTGTCCGGGCACTGAAGCGGACCTTGCCTAATCCTGGGATCATAAACCCACCGTCCACAGTCCACTAGAGGGGGGCCCGCTTAAAGACGGAGCAAATGCTCCTTATGCACTGACCCCAAAAAAGTTGACAACGCCTGAGAGGTTTCAAACCTACACACAAGTGAATCAATCAACTATTTTGGacattttggaaatcaaaagtGCCCGGCTTCACAAATTTGAAGTGTTTCCTTTACTTTTTCTGAGAAAGTACGTAGAAAATGCAACAAGAAGACGTGGATAGAACGACAGATAAACACCTCTGCGTGTTATGAGCAACCACTTATTGGAATGACGGGGCATAACATAACATGTTAAATTAAAATACTATTTATGTAACTTTTGTAGATAAATTGTTGctttcgcctttcaaaaaaaaacttttgcagATCTGACTTACAACTTGTTTCTTCATGGTCCTTATATAGTACCAAAAGGAAAAGTGAATGGTGGAGCAACGTCCTATTTTAATGGTGGGGCATAACGTAGGTATTCCTGTGTTTGTAGCAATAATTGAAGTAGCATACTATTTAATATTTATGTAACTTTTGCAGCTCTGTCCTACTTACAACTTGTTTCTTCATGGGATATTACATAAGTGGTGACGGCAACGATATTTACTAACCATCCAATGAAGGTACCTGCCTGATTGTTTAACTAATCGCTTATGGCTGTAGAATTCCACGACGTGGTAATGACGCTTTGGGCATGTTTGCTTGGCTCAAACTTTTATGATCCTGATCTCATATCCGATTCAAATTTATCCAAATGAAAGATACAAGACATGGTACCAAAGGACTGCATATCCGGTACTTGGCTAAAACTTTTATGATCCTCTGATCTAATATCCATCAAATTTATCCAAATGAAAGATACAAGACATGGTACCATGGAAAGTAAAGAATTACTAATCCCCTCACTATTAGTCCGATGAGATTACACAATCCTTTCACTATTAGTCGAGTCAAACAAACAGGCCCTCTAAGAACTACACGGGTTGATAGTAATTACAGTCACAATCACCCATGTTAACTAGTAGACTTTGGACCTCAGTAAGTGTGGAGTTCAGGGTAATGTGAATGATTAGCAGGGCTTTTAATTTCCAGGCTCAGCTAAATTTGAGAGATGAAGTCAAGGAAACGATACTGAGCAGCTTTATAAGCCAATATTTATGGGATTTGGCTTGAGAGAAATGACATTACTATTTCAACATTCACGTGGATGTAGCTTTTGCTATGAATTACGAGGAGTACTCTAGAGCGATGACAGAGGTAACAGAACTTATGACTGGCTATTATTCAAGATCAAAGTGTTGAGTATTTCAATTCACAGAGCCTAATCGTGGATTATTTAATTTGTGGAGAACCCTACGACTTACTGGCTATGCCTTGCAACAGTATTCAATACAGTAACTAACATAACCCAATCAGAGTTGCATTAATCAAGATCATTGTGTACTGAGTGTTTCCCTTTGATAAGCAGGACATTGCTTTTTGCACATCAGCGTTATATGGATCTTTCAAAATGTGTCAGGCATGTTTAGTAGGATCCTAACTTAGCAAACATATATTCCAAAATTTTCTCCCAAGTTATGCATACAACTTCTATGATATggctgttaaaaaaaagaagaagaatttctGTAATATGCATGCAAGGATCTAAGACAACTAGTAAACACCATTTAAGCTAGAAAGGAGATATCATATGCTAATGAACTTTAAATATTCTAGTGTGTTCTTGTATCttgaaataaaaattaaatgaacACAATACTTTGACACACACGCACCCGAGCCCATGTAACATAGTTGCACATGTATGATAAGCAATACAGAAATGGAATTTGACACCAACGCTATTTAGCATTCTGGTACGAGATCAAATTTTGCTGAGAATTTATTGTTACTTTCCCAGTACATGAGACTTTTCATTGTAGTTTATTTCTTCTCCAACCGCTTGCCATCGAGAGCAAGAAAAGGGGAATTTGACAACACTATATACTTGGAATAAGGCCACTGCATACTGCAGATTTGGCTTGCTCCCTCATTTTCACCACTGAAATCAATAACAAAGAGTTGAACAACGAAGCAGTATTTCCTAATTAAGAAAAAGCAAAACTTTTCCTCAgcaaagctaaaaaaaaataaaaataaaaattcaccaTCATTTTCTCTTGAATGCATTCTCTTTTTCCAGAttcaattgcaaaatcaaagcaattagGCACTGGTACACCATTTATCACCAAATCCATCTAATACCCCAcccaatcaaatcaacaaaaaagaagatcAAACACTCTAATAACTAACCATACCTGAGATTGATATGAGCAATGGGATGCCAAATTCTTCATTAGTTCAACACGACGGGAATTCAAAGAGAGGCGAGAGAACGTGACGCTGCAGAAGTCAATTCAGTTCGCCCCGAAACACCTCCCATCTTTCCTTTCTCGATCTTCTGGTAACCAAGGATTTGTGCGTAGTGCACGACAAACTACGCGACAAATTCcggacaaacaaaaaattaagggCAAAGCAAATGAAACCGGGGGAGTGTGTTTGGTTACCAGGAAAGTGTGGAAAATCAACCCCAAGGGCTGGCGTAGACTTTGTAGTTTGCTCCCTTCATGTTTAATTGCCCTGGCCAGCAACTCTTGGAGCTACCCCAAACGGCTATAGGAGGGTCTATTCTCCTCGCCACGAACTCTTTGGGGCTACCTCATCCCCACCGAATAAAATTTGTCCGATGGGCGCGCAAGCTGACCTAGGACATACTGCATTAccccaaggaaaaaaaaaaagtgtggaaaAGCAGCGATAACTGAAGGGGATTACGCAAAAATCCTTGGCTACAGCCGAAAACGAGCAAGGAAGATGAGGAGGAGCCGGGACGATCTGGACCGACTTCGACAGAGTTCAAGTTCTCCGGTTCTCTTGGGTTGCTCGATCCGTTGATTTCGCCGGGCCTGTGCCCTCCGGGCTCACGAGAAACGCCGTGATCGGGGAACCTGCTGTGAGTAATTCGCAGCAGGCTTTATGCCGCCGTTCACGGAGGAGAGCCCAAACCCTGGCCGCTGGCTGCACTGATGCCCCGTTGTGAGTTAAAACACGACAGGGTTCGCTTGGTAGAAATCCTGTGCGGAGGGAACATCAATCAATTACTCGCTCCCTCCATCCTCATTCATTTGTCTCTCGTCCTATCTCAACCGGATAAAAATCTAATTATCACTTTTAATTGATAATACTAtttatatacaatatggatcttgtttgataaatttcaagaTAGAGAATAAATTCTGTCCGGATGAGCTGGACAGAATGGGTTTTCCAACAGTGCCCCCTCGTGGGCCCTCTtcacgtatttttttaggtAATCCAAACCGTACATTTTGTTGAGTCTGTAAAATAAGGTATCTACGcagaaaaaaaagtttgtccGAACAttgataggtatgtcaaaagctGAGTTCTAAACGAAAAAATAAACGGTCTGGATCTGTCAACTATTTTTAAGTTAAATTGTTCACCGCTGTTCATTTTTTCAtctaaaaactcaacttttaaCATACATATCGATGTCCgaacaaattaattttttacatggATATATTATTTTACATGCCCTACAaatgaacggtttgaattatccaaaaaaatgctTTAAGGGAGCCCAGAGAGGTGGCAGAGAACCTCCAATTTTTGACTCATCTGAACAGAATTTACACTcttcaaaatataattaattaaaaaataacacagACTTCTAAAATGAACTAAAAAATAGTGACCGAGGGAATactttttttcatgattttctatGCTACTATATGGTAGGCCCGTAGGGATCCTTCT
Proteins encoded in this window:
- the LOC131304862 gene encoding uncharacterized protein LOC131304862, which encodes MGARFTAFENRTGVEMEIRVFVPPARPDRYRNIIRIKPGETKKVKTLTLCCEETNPENPTFLMVFMDGTYTGLSLLKFHVVTYAKIVGYVDDNGLVVFKGVRSILTAFRKLNGCGLSLGKKYNGQAEEKSVN